CGCTATATATGATGGAACAGATGCAATAATGTTATCAGGAGAAACTGCAGCTGGTAAATACCCTGTAGAAGCTGTAAAAACAATGGCTACTATAGCTAAGAGAACAGAAGAAACTTTAAATTACAATGAATTATTAAAAAATAAGAAACTTAACGGAGTAAATGTTACAGATGCTATAAGTCATGCAACATGTACAACTTCAGTAGATTTAAATGCTTCAGCTATAATAACTTCAACATCTTCAGGACACACAGCTAGAATGGTATCTAAGTTCAGACCGGAATGCCCTATAATAGCTGCTACAAATGATGAAAAAGTTATGAGAAGATTAGCTTTAACTTGGGGTGTGTATCCTATAATGGCAAGTGAAGCTACAAATACAGACGAAGTTATAGAAAACTCTATAAATGCAGCTAAAGAAGCTTCTTACTTACAAAATGGAGAATTAGTTGTTATAACTGCAGGAGTTCCAGTTGGAGTTAGCGGAACTACTAACTTAATAAAAGTTCATGTAGTAAGTGAAGAAATAACTAATGGTATAGGTGTAGGAACTAAAACTGTAGAAGGTAGAGTTAGAATATTTGATAATAAAAATGAAGTTTTAGACTTCGAAGAAGGCGATATAATAGTAACTCACATGACAGATGCTCATATGAATCCATATATAGAAAAATGTGGGGCTATAATAACTGAAGATGGTGGAATGACATCTCATGCTGCTATAGTAGGTATAAACTTAGATAAAGCAGTAGTAGTTTCAGCTAAAAATATAATGGATTTAGTAAATGATGGTGAAGTAATCACAGTTGACACAGCTAGAGGCGTTATATATAGAGGAGCAAGTAGAGTATTATAAAACTATAAATTTAAAAAATTTGTGCTATATTTAATATAGGGGCTTTATAAGCTCCTATTTTTTTGGTAAAATAAGTTTTTGTAGTTTAATTATTATGTTCGGAGGAAAAGTCTATGCTATTAAAAGACAGAGAGTATGAAGTTGACGTTGTTGATATAGGTCAAGGTGGCGTTGGAATTGGTAAGCATGACGGGTTTACAGTTTTTGTAGATGGTGGCTTGATAAGCGATAAGCTAAAAGTAAAAATAACTAAATCTAAAAAAAACTATGCAGTTGGAGAAATAGTAGAAATAATAGAAAAATCTCCATTTAGAGTTGAAAGAGTATGCGCAGATAAACTATCTGATTGTGGAGGTTGTCAAATACAAGAGTTAGACTATCAAAAGCAATTAGACATAAAGACTAATGAAGTAAAGCAAACTATTAGTAGAATCGGTAAATTAAATGATACACTAGTTCACCCAACATTAGGAATGGAGAATCCATTCAGATATAGAAACAAAGCTCAGTTTCCAATACAAAAAATAGATGGAAAAACAGTTATAGGTTTTTATAAAAAGAAGAGTCATGATGTGATTCCTACAGATAAGTGTATAATTCAGCACGATGTAAATGATAAAATAATTAAAATAATAAAAACTTATATAAAAGCTTATAATGTTAGTATATACGATGAAAAGACTCATACAGGAGTATTAAGACATTTAGTAACTAAAGTTGGATTTGAAACTAAAGAGGTAATGGTTGTTTTAGTAGCGAACGGAAAGAAACTTCCATATTTAAATGAATTAGCCTCAGTATTAAAAGAAAATGTACCAGGGTTTAAGACTCTTGTTTTAAATACAAATAGAGAAAAAACTAATGTAATTTTAGGAAAAGAAAACAAAGTTATATATGGTGATGGGAAGATAAATGACTATATAGGAGATTTAGTTTTTGAAATTTCTCCATTATCGTTTTTCCAAG
The nucleotide sequence above comes from Paraclostridium bifermentans. Encoded proteins:
- the rlmD gene encoding 23S rRNA (uracil(1939)-C(5))-methyltransferase RlmD codes for the protein MLLKDREYEVDVVDIGQGGVGIGKHDGFTVFVDGGLISDKLKVKITKSKKNYAVGEIVEIIEKSPFRVERVCADKLSDCGGCQIQELDYQKQLDIKTNEVKQTISRIGKLNDTLVHPTLGMENPFRYRNKAQFPIQKIDGKTVIGFYKKKSHDVIPTDKCIIQHDVNDKIIKIIKTYIKAYNVSIYDEKTHTGVLRHLVTKVGFETKEVMVVLVANGKKLPYLNELASVLKENVPGFKTLVLNTNREKTNVILGKENKVIYGDGKINDYIGDLVFEISPLSFFQVNPSQTEVLYNKALEYADLKENDTVFDIYCGIGTISLFLAQKAKKVYGVEIVGDAIKDAKINAKLNKLENTEFFVGKAEEVVPKLYKEGKTANVVVVDPPRKGCEESVLDTIVSMEPDKVVYVSCNPSTLARDLAYLDERGYKCKEIQPVDMFPHTMHVESVALLCRD